AGGTTCTTCTCCAGAGACTCGTCTATCTCGCTCTCTTTCCTGAACATGCACCAGACGAGGAAGCCCACTCCAATGATGCTGATGGGCAGAACTTTCCACCAGGGCCGCTGGTAAGTGCTGCCCATCGAACGGTCCACTCTCCAGGTTCGGTGGCTGGCTTTGCTGGTGGAGAACTGGATGGGTTTGGATgctttatcattatcatcatcatcatctggaGGTTTTCTGGGCTTTGCATTAAGCGGTGATGTCATGGACAGCATCCTTGTGACACATGGTCTACAAAgataaaaatttaatgaaacccattactttttaaattccaTAAATGACATTACAGAATGTTAGGAATAAATGCAGTGCTTTTattgccttatatatatatatatatatatatatatatatatatgtttttatttatattatttacacagAGATCCCTCTAGCCAAGGTCATCTGACAATTTAAGAGATCATTAAAGAGTGTTTAATGTAAAAACGTTCAGAAATCTGTTCAAAAACAATGTAAGTTCATTAAAGGCTTGTTTTAATTAATGTACAATACAAAGCAATTTGGTTGCATAAATTCTACTGAGGTAAATGTTAGTTATTTAATGATATATACAAGGAAAAGATATTCACTTGCCTTAAAATCGCATGTCTCCGGCCTGTAAAAACTTTGTGACCTAAAGAAAACCGTGATAAATGCACGCAGACTTGTG
This sequence is a window from Cyprinus carpio isolate SPL01 chromosome A24, ASM1834038v1, whole genome shotgun sequence. Protein-coding genes within it:
- the LOC109111539 gene encoding protein ccsmst1-like, producing MSQVCVHLSRFSLGHKVFTGRRHAILRPCVTRMLSMTSPLNAKPRKPPDDDDDNDKASKPIQFSTSKASHRTWRVDRSMGSTYQRPWWKVLPISIIGVGFLVWCMFRKESEIDESLEKNLYEHLPGLLSDEEQEDVGIKNKPS